From a region of the Chthonomonas sp. genome:
- a CDS encoding neutral zinc metallopeptidase yields the protein MRLDDLQESENVEDRRGMSRGKVAAGGGIGVLVIALIVMAMGGDPSALLSQDGVNQGSQDTSTPYQASPEEEELRKLVSKTLKSTEEVWQREFPAQLGKQYREPKLVMFTGQVDSACGAAEAGMGPFYCGEDQNVYIDLSFYQTLRERFRSAGDFAQAYVIAHEVGHHVQRQLGVLDKVHARRGSISEEQYNQLSVRLELQADFLAGVWAHHAQDRVGLDEQDIREALEAASAIGDDNIQRQSQGYVQPESFTHGSGEQRVRWFMRGYESGKIADGDTFNARKL from the coding sequence ATGCGACTTGACGATTTGCAGGAAAGCGAAAATGTAGAAGATCGCCGCGGGATGAGCCGCGGCAAGGTTGCCGCCGGTGGCGGCATCGGGGTGTTGGTCATCGCGCTGATCGTCATGGCGATGGGGGGCGATCCCAGCGCGTTGCTGAGCCAGGACGGCGTCAACCAGGGCTCGCAGGACACCTCGACGCCGTACCAAGCCAGCCCTGAAGAAGAGGAATTGCGTAAGCTCGTTTCGAAGACACTCAAGTCCACCGAAGAGGTCTGGCAGCGAGAGTTTCCCGCACAACTCGGCAAGCAGTATCGAGAACCTAAACTGGTGATGTTCACGGGTCAGGTGGATTCGGCGTGTGGCGCGGCGGAGGCCGGCATGGGGCCGTTCTACTGCGGCGAGGATCAAAACGTCTACATCGACCTAAGCTTTTATCAAACGCTACGGGAGCGATTTCGTTCGGCGGGAGACTTTGCCCAAGCCTACGTGATCGCCCACGAGGTCGGGCACCACGTCCAACGTCAGCTGGGCGTCCTCGACAAAGTCCATGCGCGACGCGGCAGCATCAGCGAGGAGCAATACAACCAGCTTTCGGTACGACTGGAGCTTCAGGCGGACTTTCTCGCAGGGGTTTGGGCGCACCACGCCCAGGATCGTGTTGGACTCGATGAGCAAGACATCCGTGAGGCGCTTGAGGCCGCGAGTGCGATTGGCGATGACAACATCCAGCGCCAGTCTCAGGGGTACGTCCAGCCGGAGTCGTTCACTCATGGAAGTGGCGAGCAGCGCGTTCGATGGTTCATGCGCGGGTACGAGTCCGGCAAGATCGCAGACGGGGACACCTTCAACGCAAGGAAGCTCTAA
- a CDS encoding DUF1211 domain-containing protein, translating into MQKNRLEAFSDGVFAIIITIMVLEIKAPAGGEMSDLMKLWPVFLSYIMSFVFLAIYWNNHHHMIHATNRVSGGVLWANTHLLFWLSLVPVMTAWMGEHHFTPLTVGVYGAVLLLSVVAYKVLQENIIKQEGRDSAFARTLGKDVKGKLSLISYAIAIVLSPFSSATSLAIYLVVAAMWFVPDRRMERILPGAE; encoded by the coding sequence ATGCAAAAGAACAGACTTGAGGCGTTCAGCGACGGCGTCTTCGCGATCATCATCACGATCATGGTGCTGGAGATCAAAGCTCCGGCGGGCGGCGAAATGAGCGATCTAATGAAGCTCTGGCCGGTTTTCCTCAGCTACATCATGAGCTTCGTGTTCCTCGCGATCTACTGGAACAACCACCACCACATGATCCACGCGACCAACCGCGTGAGCGGCGGAGTCCTGTGGGCGAACACCCATCTGCTGTTCTGGTTGTCGCTTGTCCCCGTGATGACGGCATGGATGGGCGAGCACCACTTCACGCCGCTGACCGTCGGAGTCTACGGAGCCGTGCTGCTGCTTTCGGTGGTTGCGTACAAAGTTTTGCAGGAAAACATCATTAAACAAGAGGGCCGAGATTCCGCATTCGCTCGCACTCTCGGGAAAGACGTGAAGGGAAAGCTGTCACTCATCAGTTACGCCATCGCGATCGTGCTGAGCCCGTTTTCGTCCGCGACTTCTCTGGCGATCTACCTCGTTGTGGCCGCCATGTGGTTCGTGCCCGATCGGCGCATGGAGCGCATACTGCCCGGCGCGGAGTAG
- a CDS encoding PEP-CTERM sorting domain-containing protein, with protein sequence MKKTIVLACALVSACAANATLLTNPDDPRTWQGASVGTFAELYFGSNTLANRQQVITQGLLDDGLFNASGFTAASLLRGGGTAGRSLDNTGTGSYDYVIEGTVPVAANSIDDKWFQSDGQVGQTVFDLGGLSSFCAVFPVIDHGPLPQESIESTVYLSNDHNDPASWVQAKVVRVWLEGFHPILGVHWDGFTYVVTTPNQTPFRYASIIHGGPGALISDGDDEINGLMGLRTVPEPSTLFAFGGLVAFLATRRKKA encoded by the coding sequence ATGAAAAAGACAATTGTGCTTGCCTGTGCATTGGTCTCGGCTTGCGCCGCGAACGCGACCCTATTAACAAACCCCGACGATCCCCGAACCTGGCAAGGTGCCAGTGTCGGAACGTTCGCCGAGCTCTATTTCGGTAGCAACACCCTCGCCAACCGGCAGCAGGTGATCACCCAAGGGCTGCTCGATGACGGCTTGTTTAACGCCTCCGGCTTCACCGCGGCGAGCCTGCTCCGGGGAGGGGGCACAGCGGGTAGATCGCTGGATAACACCGGTACCGGATCGTACGACTACGTGATCGAGGGGACAGTCCCCGTTGCGGCGAACTCGATTGACGACAAGTGGTTCCAGTCCGACGGTCAGGTCGGGCAAACGGTCTTCGACCTCGGAGGACTTTCGAGCTTCTGCGCAGTCTTCCCGGTCATCGACCACGGGCCACTCCCGCAGGAGTCGATCGAATCAACGGTGTACCTGTCGAACGACCACAACGACCCAGCCAGTTGGGTGCAGGCCAAGGTCGTGCGCGTTTGGCTCGAAGGGTTCCACCCGATCCTGGGCGTCCATTGGGATGGTTTCACCTATGTCGTGACCACGCCGAACCAGACGCCGTTCCGCTACGCGAGCATCATCCACGGTGGACCGGGAGCGCTCATCAGCGATGGGGACGACGAGATCAATGGCCTGATGGGGCTGCGGACGGTGCCCGAGCCGAGCACCCTGTTCGCCTTCGGCGGCCTCGTGGCGTTCCTCGCGACTCGACGAAAGAAAGCCTGA
- a CDS encoding prepilin-type N-terminal cleavage/methylation domain-containing protein, which translates to MRLRTAFTLIELLVVIAIIAVLAAILFPVFARAKESARRSADLSNQRQLALAVHLYLTDSDDVYPLATPPGYYGSSLIPTPNDAFSEYSAHSSDYGAAWGNSILPYVKNFEILRGQSAQVLSDRDVAIGGNWVNYGAASKPYAITNYRYNGLLSAYSATAVNQPSKLRMFTSTSGTISIRGFTAADPYLDCMNGTSPCIYRPVSECKTFYEFNGCSSNISFWGYSRVKPSMWVFNKGMNAAMVDGSARFFPMGQNLGGDTDYRTDFRSKYDKNGYAEYVWKDENGRHPILFRPDFDFENFGSPVRF; encoded by the coding sequence ATGCGTCTTCGAACCGCGTTCACGCTCATCGAACTGCTCGTCGTCATCGCGATCATCGCGGTGCTCGCGGCGATCTTGTTCCCCGTTTTTGCCCGGGCCAAAGAGTCCGCACGCCGGTCGGCGGACCTCAGTAATCAGAGGCAACTCGCTTTGGCGGTCCACCTCTACCTCACCGACTCCGACGATGTGTATCCACTGGCCACGCCTCCAGGGTATTACGGCAGTTCGCTCATCCCGACCCCGAACGACGCGTTCTCCGAGTACAGCGCTCACAGCTCGGACTATGGCGCGGCTTGGGGCAACAGCATTTTGCCGTACGTCAAGAACTTCGAAATCCTCCGCGGGCAAAGCGCACAAGTCCTGAGCGACCGCGACGTGGCGATCGGTGGCAACTGGGTGAACTACGGCGCGGCATCCAAGCCGTACGCCATCACCAACTACCGCTACAACGGTCTCCTGAGTGCGTACTCGGCGACAGCGGTCAACCAGCCCAGCAAGCTGCGCATGTTCACGAGCACGAGCGGCACCATCAGTATCCGGGGTTTCACTGCTGCCGACCCATATCTGGACTGCATGAACGGCACCTCGCCGTGCATCTACCGTCCGGTCTCCGAGTGCAAGACGTTCTATGAGTTCAATGGCTGCAGCAGCAACATCTCGTTCTGGGGGTACAGCCGCGTGAAGCCGAGCATGTGGGTCTTCAACAAAGGAATGAACGCAGCGATGGTCGATGGTAGCGCGCGGTTCTTCCCGATGGGTCAGAACCTCGGCGGCGACACAGACTACCGAACCGACTTCCGGTCGAAGTATGACAAGAACGGTTACGCAGAGTACGTGTGGAAGGACGAGAACGGTCGCCACCCGATCCTTTTCCGCCCCGATTTCGACTTCGAGAACTTCGGTAGCCCCGTGCGGTTCTGA
- a CDS encoding site-specific DNA-methyltransferase: protein MKTSLIYSTAWGELHCIDSLEYMRSMPDNSVDLVMTSPPYALHFKKEYGNADQARYVQWMLPFAFEIQRILKPSGSFVLNIGGAWTPGHPVRSLYQFRLLLALCDEIGFHLAQEFFWYNPAKMPAPAEWVNVQRIRCKDSVEYIFWLSKTERPKANNAKVLQEYSRDMKRLMEKGLKATVRPSGHAIKDTFTSNHGGSIPGNLIQCGNNESNSRYIKNSKATKKKIHPARYPAELPRFFIEFLTEAGDLVLDPFAGSNTTGAVAEALHRRWLGLELSEEYARDSELRFKPVEILSENGQVMQGALL, encoded by the coding sequence ATGAAAACCTCACTAATCTATAGCACCGCATGGGGCGAGCTTCACTGTATTGACAGCTTGGAGTACATGCGCTCCATGCCCGACAATAGCGTCGATCTGGTTATGACCTCGCCACCCTACGCGCTTCACTTCAAGAAGGAATATGGCAACGCAGACCAAGCGAGATATGTCCAGTGGATGTTGCCGTTTGCCTTCGAAATCCAACGCATCCTCAAGCCCTCGGGAAGTTTCGTTCTTAACATTGGAGGCGCATGGACTCCGGGACATCCGGTCAGGTCGCTATATCAGTTCCGACTCTTGTTGGCGCTATGTGACGAGATAGGATTTCATTTGGCGCAGGAGTTCTTTTGGTATAACCCCGCGAAGATGCCCGCGCCTGCCGAGTGGGTGAACGTTCAACGCATCCGATGCAAAGACTCAGTGGAATACATCTTCTGGCTGTCAAAGACCGAGCGGCCGAAGGCAAACAATGCTAAGGTGCTCCAGGAATATAGCCGCGACATGAAGCGGTTGATGGAGAAGGGACTCAAGGCGACGGTACGCCCGTCCGGGCACGCGATCAAGGATACGTTTACTTCCAACCACGGCGGATCCATCCCGGGAAATCTTATACAGTGCGGAAACAATGAGAGCAACTCTCGCTACATCAAGAACTCTAAGGCTACGAAGAAGAAAATTCACCCGGCTCGTTATCCGGCGGAGCTGCCAAGATTCTTCATTGAGTTTCTAACGGAAGCCGGTGATCTTGTCCTCGACCCCTTCGCAGGAAGCAATACTACCGGAGCAGTGGCCGAAGCGCTTCATCGCAGGTGGCTTGGTCTGGAACTAAGCGAGGAATACGCGAGAGACTCAGAGTTGCGCTTCAAGCCTGTTGAAATCCTTAGCGAAAACGGTCAGGTTATGCAAGGAGCCCTGCTCTAA
- the nuoD gene encoding NADH dehydrogenase (quinone) subunit D, with the protein MEVNTFMPTTETVFERTGENTMIVNMGPQHPSTHGVLRVICELEGETIVQCRCVIGYLHTGMEKEAEYQQYHKCTVMTDRMDYLNANGNNLAHALAVEKLLGCEIPKRGQYLRVILAELSRIASHCVWLGTHALDLGAMTPFFYIMQQREMVLDMFELFSGVRMMPSWIVPGGLRGDMPEGFEKKLNAFLIEFPKELAVVETMLVENPIWMERTQGVGILSAQQSLELGCSGPIARASGVNWDLRKSNPYCSYEDFEFQVPTGQTGDVYDRFLVRIAEMKESCRILRQAMDRLPEGPYNTLDRKIAPPPRHELDNSMESLIHHFKLYTEGYHVPPGEAYVGIEGSKGELGFYIVSDGSNRPYRWHERPSSFMNLKSLEVLAVGRLLADVIAIIGSIDIVLGEIDR; encoded by the coding sequence ATGGAAGTCAACACCTTCATGCCCACAACTGAGACGGTCTTTGAACGGACCGGCGAGAACACGATGATCGTGAACATGGGGCCTCAGCACCCGTCCACCCACGGCGTTCTTCGCGTCATCTGCGAGCTTGAAGGTGAGACCATCGTCCAGTGTCGGTGCGTCATCGGCTACCTCCACACGGGTATGGAGAAGGAAGCCGAGTACCAGCAGTACCACAAGTGCACGGTCATGACTGACCGCATGGACTACCTCAACGCTAACGGTAACAACTTGGCGCATGCCCTAGCGGTCGAGAAATTGCTGGGCTGCGAGATCCCCAAGCGCGGACAGTATCTGCGTGTCATCCTCGCCGAGCTGAGCCGCATCGCCAGCCACTGCGTGTGGCTCGGCACGCACGCCCTCGACCTGGGGGCGATGACGCCGTTCTTCTATATCATGCAGCAGCGCGAGATGGTGCTCGACATGTTCGAGCTCTTTAGCGGCGTGCGAATGATGCCCAGCTGGATCGTCCCTGGTGGACTCCGCGGCGACATGCCCGAAGGGTTCGAGAAGAAACTCAACGCATTCCTCATAGAATTCCCCAAAGAACTCGCGGTGGTCGAGACCATGCTCGTCGAGAATCCGATCTGGATGGAGCGCACGCAGGGGGTAGGGATCCTTTCCGCGCAGCAATCGCTAGAGCTGGGTTGTAGCGGCCCGATCGCGCGCGCCAGCGGCGTGAACTGGGATCTGCGTAAGAGCAACCCATACTGCAGCTACGAAGATTTCGAGTTCCAAGTACCCACCGGTCAGACGGGCGACGTGTACGACCGGTTCCTTGTTCGCATTGCCGAGATGAAGGAGAGCTGCCGTATCTTGCGCCAGGCGATGGATCGGCTGCCAGAAGGGCCGTACAACACGCTCGACCGCAAGATCGCGCCGCCGCCCCGGCATGAGCTGGACAACTCGATGGAGTCGCTCATCCACCACTTCAAACTGTACACCGAGGGCTACCACGTGCCGCCGGGAGAGGCCTACGTAGGCATTGAGGGGTCCAAGGGCGAACTCGGTTTCTACATCGTCAGCGACGGCTCGAACCGACCCTACCGCTGGCACGAGCGGCCGTCGTCGTTCATGAACTTGAAGTCGCTCGAGGTCCTCGCGGTCGGACGGTTGTTGGCGGACGTCATCGCCATCATCGGTTCGATCGACATCGTCCTTGGCGAAATCGACCGGTGA
- a CDS encoding PEP-CTERM sorting domain-containing protein (PEP-CTERM proteins occur, often in large numbers, in the proteomes of bacteria that also encode an exosortase, a predicted intramembrane cysteine proteinase. The presence of a PEP-CTERM domain at a protein's C-terminus predicts cleavage within the sorting domain, followed by covalent anchoring to some some component of the (usually Gram-negative) cell surface. Many PEP-CTERM proteins exhibit an unusual sequence composition that includes large numbers of potential glycosylation sites. Expression of one such protein has been shown restore the ability of a bacterium to form floc, a type of biofilm.) yields MKNWLVTVAVVLLAPVTAHASFDLMLVSSANAEPSSFSNRIHRLDPVTGAYLGSFLVPTKPAGMAASRQRGELYVLGINGDLRVYNYSTGERKAIYNLGIGGVLDLAISNDESKLYVVNGSSQVWTTSALTPNSLSSVGSRAGANYRTVSISPSGSLFATDSLGSRLDRFLPSGGSFAFSSFGTIASGSATMSQVAISGPSPTGFAVLGPGPSAASGQFMNLSSDNPSGFTSFAFTTFGFSDYRSAVRAHDGAYFIGTDSSGANTVRVGSLDGLAYYGSSYAFSGVSGGAGKVAIVLAPEPASLLPVALGALLILRRRKRSR; encoded by the coding sequence ATGAAAAACTGGCTTGTTACTGTTGCGGTAGTCCTGCTTGCGCCTGTAACTGCGCACGCCTCGTTTGATTTGATGCTTGTATCATCGGCGAACGCGGAACCTAGCAGTTTTAGCAACCGCATACACCGGTTGGACCCAGTCACCGGTGCGTACTTGGGGAGCTTCCTGGTGCCTACAAAGCCGGCTGGAATGGCTGCCAGCCGTCAGCGCGGCGAGCTCTATGTGTTGGGCATCAACGGTGATCTCCGTGTCTACAACTACAGCACGGGCGAACGCAAGGCTATCTATAACCTCGGGATCGGTGGGGTTCTTGACTTGGCAATCTCGAACGACGAATCCAAGCTCTACGTGGTCAATGGTAGTAGTCAAGTATGGACTACGAGTGCCCTCACCCCGAACTCACTTTCAAGCGTGGGTTCCCGAGCTGGGGCAAACTATCGTACGGTTTCGATCTCTCCAAGCGGAAGTTTGTTTGCGACCGACTCCCTGGGTTCTCGGCTCGATCGCTTCTTACCCTCAGGCGGATCGTTTGCGTTCTCTAGTTTCGGAACCATTGCGAGTGGGTCCGCAACCATGAGTCAGGTCGCCATTTCCGGACCAAGCCCAACAGGCTTCGCGGTTCTCGGACCTGGACCCTCTGCGGCGAGTGGTCAGTTCATGAACTTGTCAAGCGATAACCCTTCCGGATTTACGAGCTTCGCGTTCACGACATTTGGCTTTTCGGACTACCGGTCGGCCGTTAGGGCCCATGACGGTGCCTACTTTATCGGCACCGACTCTAGCGGAGCCAACACCGTCCGCGTCGGCTCTCTAGACGGGCTCGCCTATTACGGCTCTAGCTACGCCTTCTCGGGCGTCAGCGGTGGAGCTGGTAAGGTCGCCATCGTCTTGGCTCCCGAACCTGCCAGTCTGTTACCGGTGGCGCTGGGTGCATTGCTGATCCTTCGGCGTAGAAAGCGCTCCCGCTAG
- a CDS encoding prepilin-type N-terminal cleavage/methylation domain-containing protein has protein sequence MLRNRRAFTLIELLVVIAIIAILAAILFPVFAQAKAAAKKTAAIAQSKQLGTGIQLYLADSEDNYPLALVPDAFTGGERYYQSSAGGPYPALYPAEDIPALDFDVREDGAFWINSTQPYIKNLQLAEVQGMFEVNAWVATVYNTRKKANAKSNLQMNGFLHAYNASAVASPSVLPMLWQAFGTQQLLGGSVSNPFLNCDGVGPCRYNPSGPVQPGQRNAFNSDIYSPLTGRGTHYVFGRSLIFIAADTSARTKPVGGAAGVTAPQNSFKFDPFRLYSAAGIGTRPYYCGALSYECTFQPDREF, from the coding sequence ATGTTACGAAATAGACGAGCATTCACGCTCATCGAACTTTTGGTCGTCATTGCGATCATCGCAATTCTCGCTGCGATCTTGTTCCCCGTTTTTGCCCAAGCGAAGGCGGCCGCCAAGAAGACCGCGGCAATCGCGCAATCGAAGCAACTCGGCACGGGAATTCAGCTGTACCTCGCTGACAGCGAGGACAACTACCCGCTGGCTCTGGTGCCCGACGCATTTACCGGCGGAGAGCGGTATTACCAATCGTCGGCTGGCGGTCCCTATCCTGCGCTGTACCCCGCCGAAGACATCCCAGCGCTCGACTTCGATGTCCGAGAGGACGGTGCGTTCTGGATCAATTCGACCCAGCCCTACATCAAGAACCTGCAATTGGCCGAGGTCCAGGGCATGTTTGAGGTGAACGCCTGGGTGGCCACGGTCTACAACACCCGCAAGAAGGCCAATGCAAAGTCCAACTTGCAAATGAACGGATTCCTGCACGCCTACAATGCGAGCGCAGTCGCATCTCCCTCTGTGTTGCCGATGCTTTGGCAGGCATTCGGAACCCAACAGTTGCTGGGTGGCTCGGTCTCGAACCCGTTCCTAAACTGCGACGGCGTTGGACCTTGCCGGTACAACCCGAGTGGACCGGTCCAGCCCGGTCAGCGCAACGCGTTTAACAGTGACATTTACAGCCCCCTCACTGGGCGGGGGACGCACTACGTCTTCGGCAGGAGCTTAATCTTCATTGCAGCCGATACCTCGGCTCGAACAAAGCCAGTAGGCGGGGCAGCCGGAGTCACCGCGCCTCAGAACTCATTTAAGTTCGATCCGTTCCGCTTGTACAGTGCTGCGGGCATCGGTACCCGGCCGTACTACTGCGGTGCCCTGAGCTATGAGTGCACATTCCAGCCTGATCGGGAGTTCTAA
- a CDS encoding prepilin-type N-terminal cleavage/methylation domain-containing protein, with protein MKLLRAFTLIELLVVTAIIAILAALLFPVFAQAKEAAKDTQALNNVKQMGLAVTLYSTDSDDALPLAVRVTDDRFETWQGLTQPYAKNWDFYKHPKVRSFPENTPTSGWFYQARSHWGMPLRAAAVGPTVQAQGYYRFRSSVLTANEWRKFDGIGGVGISPGSGWMAYRFAPSLSTTAIARPSETILVAEAGVWDFGWGTEDIDTPLNRYWTAGIWLTANRNVFTGTVYKGPHARKRVHTCDGGDDPKTAAGAPNCAGGLIYPDGMTTAVAVDTSAVSRPWRQMIPQRLDLGGGEVGLSWLWPNQ; from the coding sequence TTGAAACTACTACGCGCCTTCACCCTGATCGAACTTCTCGTGGTCACCGCAATCATTGCGATCCTTGCTGCATTACTGTTCCCTGTATTTGCTCAGGCGAAAGAAGCCGCTAAGGATACGCAAGCACTCAACAATGTAAAGCAGATGGGTTTGGCGGTGACCTTGTATTCGACCGACTCCGATGACGCGTTGCCACTCGCGGTACGGGTTACCGATGATCGCTTCGAGACTTGGCAGGGTCTGACCCAACCCTATGCAAAGAACTGGGACTTCTACAAACACCCCAAAGTCCGCAGTTTCCCGGAGAACACGCCCACGTCCGGATGGTTCTACCAGGCGCGATCGCACTGGGGGATGCCGTTACGCGCAGCGGCCGTCGGTCCAACCGTCCAAGCGCAGGGATACTACCGTTTTAGATCATCCGTTCTAACCGCCAACGAGTGGCGGAAGTTCGACGGAATCGGTGGCGTCGGGATCAGTCCGGGCTCGGGATGGATGGCCTATCGCTTTGCTCCTTCGCTCAGCACGACCGCCATCGCGCGTCCCTCAGAGACGATCCTAGTGGCCGAGGCTGGCGTGTGGGACTTCGGGTGGGGTACCGAAGACATCGACACTCCCCTGAACCGCTATTGGACGGCGGGGATCTGGCTCACCGCCAATCGCAACGTCTTCACCGGAACGGTATACAAGGGTCCCCACGCGCGGAAGCGGGTTCACACTTGCGATGGCGGCGACGACCCCAAGACCGCGGCTGGTGCGCCGAACTGCGCAGGCGGCTTGATCTATCCGGACGGTATGACGACGGCGGTTGCAGTCGATACGTCCGCGGTTTCGCGGCCCTGGAGGCAGATGATCCCTCAGCGGCTGGACTTGGGTGGTGGCGAAGTAGGGCTTAGCTGGCTGTGGCCCAACCAGTAA
- a CDS encoding prepilin-type N-terminal cleavage/methylation domain-containing protein: MKNSKAFTLIELLVVIAIIAILAAILFPVFAQAKEAAKKTQAISNAKQIGTSFILYAGDTDDNLPHAYAPKANGSGYWWDYDSPIPQDWFSDPGYIPSEDAQMWANSVQPYMKNYGIEEAPGLPILPVNLGSAVKRKEPANASFAMNGLMNTYSLSAVVAPSQATMIWTGYGKARLQGFAGSNPVLKCDKPGPCVFNPSGAPVSGRAANSVESQGWIYRSVWAFGRSGIMVGTDTSARVVPLAGHAGVSCPSGCGNAEKDPYSQYKADATPIASWVSRSSTGAPAYHHFFRPDRAGN, encoded by the coding sequence ATGAAAAACTCGAAGGCGTTTACGCTTATTGAACTACTCGTCGTGATCGCGATCATCGCGATTCTCGCCGCGATCCTCTTCCCAGTCTTCGCCCAAGCGAAGGAAGCCGCGAAGAAGACCCAAGCCATCAGCAACGCAAAGCAGATCGGCACTAGCTTCATCCTGTATGCGGGCGACACGGACGACAACTTGCCGCACGCGTACGCTCCAAAGGCTAACGGCAGTGGCTATTGGTGGGACTACGACTCGCCAATTCCGCAGGACTGGTTCAGCGACCCAGGCTACATCCCTTCGGAAGATGCTCAAATGTGGGCGAACTCGGTTCAGCCGTACATGAAGAACTACGGTATCGAAGAGGCTCCGGGTCTCCCGATTCTGCCGGTGAACCTGGGCAGCGCGGTCAAGAGGAAGGAACCAGCCAACGCTTCGTTCGCAATGAACGGACTGATGAACACCTACTCGCTGAGTGCAGTCGTTGCGCCTAGCCAAGCAACGATGATCTGGACCGGCTACGGTAAGGCACGACTGCAGGGCTTCGCAGGTTCGAACCCAGTCCTGAAGTGTGACAAACCTGGACCTTGTGTCTTCAATCCGAGCGGTGCTCCGGTATCCGGCCGAGCTGCCAACTCGGTCGAGTCGCAGGGCTGGATCTATCGATCGGTGTGGGCCTTCGGCCGAAGTGGCATCATGGTTGGAACCGATACTTCGGCGCGCGTGGTGCCTCTCGCTGGCCACGCAGGCGTCAGCTGCCCAAGCGGTTGTGGCAATGCCGAGAAGGATCCTTACTCGCAGTACAAAGCCGACGCGACGCCGATCGCTTCTTGGGTAAGCCGCTCAAGCACGGGCGCTCCCGCCTACCACCACTTCTTCCGACCGGATCGGGCGGGGAACTGA